One stretch of Bacteroidota bacterium DNA includes these proteins:
- a CDS encoding TM2 domain-containing protein, producing the protein MPNVMQLLPMLEPDEMVYVQGIIKDMTDNQAQQFAAVYMNRRKDTTMVLVATVIGFFGVAGIQRFLTNQTGMGLLYLFTLGFCFIGTIIDLVNFRSIALEYNVGVAQQSASLVKSIS; encoded by the coding sequence ATGCCAAACGTTATGCAATTACTACCGATGTTAGAACCTGATGAAATGGTATATGTTCAGGGCATTATTAAAGATATGACAGATAATCAGGCACAACAATTTGCCGCTGTGTATATGAATAGAAGGAAAGATACCACAATGGTCCTTGTCGCGACAGTAATCGGATTCTTTGGCGTTGCCGGAATCCAGCGATTTCTGACGAATCAAACAGGAATGGGTCTTCTCTATCTGTTCACCTTGGGATTCTGTTTTATCGGGACCATTATCGATCTCGTCAATTTCCGATCGATCGCGTTGGAGTATAATGTAGGGGTGGCTCAGCAGAGTGCTTCTCTGGTAAAGTCTATTTCGTAA